The segment GTTGGAACTCATCGACGGGAAGGTCAAGAGCAAGGCGACGCCGGACGGGGATCACGGACGCATCATCCAGTGGCTGCTTCGCATCTGCATGCAGCACAGGCCGGAGCTCTTCCTCGATCCGAACCAGGGCCTGAAGGCGGAGACTTACCGAAAGGGCCGCCTCCGTCCGGACGCCTCCCTCGTGCCGTGCGACGCCTTTGTGGGCCAGGGGGAATGGGCAGACCCCGACCCGGTGCTCATGGTCGTCGAAGTCACCTCGCACGACTCGGACACCGACCAGCGCGACCGCGTGGAGAAGCCCCTCGCGTACGCGAAGACCGGTATCCCGCTCTATCTGTTGATCGACCGCCAGGAGTGCCGGATGGTCGTCCACAGCGAACCCGATGACGGCCGCTACGAGACCGTCCACACCGTGCCGTTCGGCAAAACGCTGCACCTCCCCGACCCCGTCGGCATCACGCTCGAAACCGAGCAGCTGAAGGACTGGGTGAACTGACCCGCCCGCACAGCAACGGGCCGCCGCGTCCCCGGGAGGGATGCGACGGCCCGGTGGCGGGCTTGGCTCAGTGCCCGGCCGGTGCCTCCGCCGTGGCGGGGGGCAGTTCGGCGGCGACGCCCGTGTCACCGGCGTCCGCCGTGTAGTCGGCGGGGCTGGTCTCGTCGATGCCCTCGGGGGCCTTGGCGGCCTTGAGGGCGAAGGTCAGGACGACGGTGACCACGACGTTCAGGACGAAGGCGGTCAGACCGATGTAGCCGATCTCACCGATACCGGGGATCTCCTTGCTGGAGCCGCCGAAGTGCTTCTGGGTCGGGCTGGCGACGCCGTAGGCCGCGAGCGTGCCGTAGAGCATGCCGACCGCCCAGCCGGCCAGCAGCGCCCAGCGGTGGAACCAGCGGGTGAAGAGGCCGCCGACCAGGGACGGCATGGTCTGGAGGATCCAGATGCCGCCCAGCAGCTGGAAGTTGATCGCGACGGTCTTGTCCATGGTGAGGACGAAGACCAGCGCGCCGACCTTCACCAGCAGCGAGACCAGCTTGGCGACCTTGTGTTCCTGCTCGGGCGTGGCGTCCGGCTTGAGGAAGTCCTTGTAGACGTTGCGGGTGAAGAGGTTGGCCGCGGCGATCGACATGATGGCCGCGGGCACCAGCGCGCCGATACCGATCGCGGCGAACGCCACGCCGGAGAACCAGCTCGGGAACATGTCCTCGAAGAGCTGCGGGATGGCCAGCTGCGGGTTGCCCTGGATGTCCGTGCCGGCCTTGATCGCCATGAAGCCGAGCAGCGCCAGCAGACCCAGCATGAGGGAGTACAGCGGCAGGATGGTGGTGTTGCGGCGGATCACATTGCGGCTGCGCGAGGACAGCGTCGCGGTGATCGAGTGCGGATACATGAAGAGCGCCAGCGCCGAGCCGAGCGCCAGGGTGGCGTACGCCCACTGGGCGTTGGGGCCGCTGACCAGCTCACCGCGCGGCTTGCCGGGGACGGCACCGGGCTGGGCCAGCGCCTTGCCGGCCGAGTCGAAGATCGAGTCGAAGCCGCCCAGCTTGATCGGGATGTAGATGATCGCCACCACGATGACGAGGTAGATCAGCCCGTCCTTGACGAACGCGATCAGCGCCGGCGCCCGCAGCCCCGAGGAGTAGGTGTACGCGGCCAGCACGGCGAACGCGATCAGCAGCGGCAGGTCCTTGACGAACCAGTTGGTGTTCTCCCCGCCGCCGATGCCCATCACGTCCAGGACGGCCTGGATGCCGACCAGTTGGAGGGCGATGTACGGCATCGTGGCCAGGATGCCGGTGAGCGCCACGGCCAGCGACAGGGCCTTGGAGCCGAAGCGGCCGCGGACGAAGTCGGAGGTGGTGACGTAGCCGTGCTTGTGCGAGACCGACCACAGGCGGGGGAGGAACGTGAAGATGAGGGGGTAGACCAGGATCGTGTACGGCACGGCGAAGAATCCGGCCGCGCCCGCCGCGTAGATCGCCGCCGGGACGGCCACGAACGTGTAGGCGGTGTAGAGGTCCCCGCCCAGCAGGAACCACGTCACCCAGGTGCCGAAACTGCGGCCGCCCAGCCCCCATTCGTCGAGGTTGGCGGACTGCTCGGCCTTGCGCCAGCGGGCGGCCAGGAAGCCCATGACCGTCACGGCCAGGAAGAAGAAGATGAAGACGGCCAGGGCGACGCCGTTGACGCCCTGGGTCTGGGAAGCGGCGAGCGCGCTCGTGGGAGTCACTGGTCCGCACCGCCCTTGCGGGCGCGCTGCTCACGCTGCACGAGCTTGTAGGCGAGCATGGTGAGCGCGGTCGAGATCAGCACCCACAGCATCTGGTACCAGTAGAAGAACGGGATCCCGATGAGGGTCGGCTCGATTTTGGCGTACGAGCTCACCCACAGCATCGCCACGAACGGAGCGATCAGGCAGAGCCCGGCCACCACACGCGTGGGCGTGACGACCTGTCTGCGAACCGGTGATGCGGCTGACTGGGTCATGACCGTGGCTCCGTCCCCTGGCTGTCTCCTGTGCGATCGGCTGGAAATCTATGGCAGGGCAGTGGTACGCGTCACTAGCTGTCCGCATATCGGTATCAAGAATCCACCCGGCCGCGACCTGCGCCGCTGCCCTTCCGGGCGTGGCAGGGCAGCGGGAAGGCCGGGCGGAACGCGCTCCGCCCGGCGCGGGTCGTGGGTCAGTCCGTGGGGCGCCGCAGCCGGGCGACGAACTTGTAGCGGTCGCCGCGGTAGACCGAGCGCACCCACTCCACCGGCTGCCCCTGCGCATCGAGCGAGTGCCGGGAGAGCATCAGCATCGGCAGTCCGACATCCGTGCCCAGCAGACCGGCCTCGCGCGGGGTGGCGAGGGAGGTCTCGATGGT is part of the Streptomyces platensis genome and harbors:
- a CDS encoding Uma2 family endonuclease — protein: MTALADRPHIMETEHFEEAARILARLEEGARLELIDGKVKSKATPDGDHGRIIQWLLRICMQHRPELFLDPNQGLKAETYRKGRLRPDASLVPCDAFVGQGEWADPDPVLMVVEVTSHDSDTDQRDRVEKPLAYAKTGIPLYLLIDRQECRMVVHSEPDDGRYETVHTVPFGKTLHLPDPVGITLETEQLKDWVN
- the mctP gene encoding monocarboxylate uptake permease MctP; this encodes MTPTSALAASQTQGVNGVALAVFIFFFLAVTVMGFLAARWRKAEQSANLDEWGLGGRSFGTWVTWFLLGGDLYTAYTFVAVPAAIYAAGAAGFFAVPYTILVYPLIFTFLPRLWSVSHKHGYVTTSDFVRGRFGSKALSLAVALTGILATMPYIALQLVGIQAVLDVMGIGGGENTNWFVKDLPLLIAFAVLAAYTYSSGLRAPALIAFVKDGLIYLVIVVAIIYIPIKLGGFDSIFDSAGKALAQPGAVPGKPRGELVSGPNAQWAYATLALGSALALFMYPHSITATLSSRSRNVIRRNTTILPLYSLMLGLLALLGFMAIKAGTDIQGNPQLAIPQLFEDMFPSWFSGVAFAAIGIGALVPAAIMSIAAANLFTRNVYKDFLKPDATPEQEHKVAKLVSLLVKVGALVFVLTMDKTVAINFQLLGGIWILQTMPSLVGGLFTRWFHRWALLAGWAVGMLYGTLAAYGVASPTQKHFGGSSKEIPGIGEIGYIGLTAFVLNVVVTVVLTFALKAAKAPEGIDETSPADYTADAGDTGVAAELPPATAEAPAGH
- a CDS encoding DUF3311 domain-containing protein, which gives rise to MTQSAASPVRRQVVTPTRVVAGLCLIAPFVAMLWVSSYAKIEPTLIGIPFFYWYQMLWVLISTALTMLAYKLVQREQRARKGGADQ